The genomic DNA CAGGCGACCTGGAGGCCGCCATAAAGGGCTGCGAGGCCGTGGACGAGGCCGTGGGAAGGGTGGTCGAGGCCGCGCTTTCCATGGGCTCTGCCGTCCTTATAACCTCGGACCACGGTAACGCCGAGCAGATGTCCGACTACGAGGCCGACCAGCCCCATACGGCGCATACGACCAACCTCGTGCCCCTGATACTCGTGGACGACGAGAGGAAGGGGGTCGAGCTCGTGGAAGGCGGGGGACTCTCCGACGTGGCGCCGACCGTGCTCGAGGTAATGGGGCTTGAGACGCCGGAGGAGATGAAGGGCAAG from Thermodesulfobacteriota bacterium includes the following:
- a CDS encoding 2,3-bisphosphoglycerate-independent phosphoglycerate mutase (catalyzes the interconversion of 2-phosphoglycerate and 3-phosphoglycerate), which translates into the protein GDLEAAIKGCEAVDEAVGRVVEAALSMGSAVLITSDHGNAEQMSDYEADQPHTAHTTNLVPLILVDDERKGVELVEGGGLSDVAPTVLEVMGLETPEEMKGKSLIKVLPHG